A stretch of Rhodoferax potami DNA encodes these proteins:
- a CDS encoding restriction endonuclease subunit S, which yields MLLSNLNLLATSPGGVARLRELILTLAVQGKLVPQDSSELSADTSRITSAVERLIEEGKVPRSRTLERVELTEDIDCLPNGWISIVGSNVFVPRSGNSKLIKGKLFSEPADHLFPGFSASGQDVWLADFEYEGTALVLSAVGARCGKAFLATGKWSSIANTHIIWPVLDVVMPEYAMLLLNNESYWIRSGGAQPFVKVTETLQRAVCLPPLTEQSRIVTRVEELMHLCDALEAKGQLEATQHAQLVSTLLATLTESETPTQLADNWQRIATHFDLLLDRPEAVDALEQNILQLAVRGLLVPQDPQDEPASELLKKIRAEKDKLIAEGKIKRDKLLPSIAEHEQLFMLPTGWEWVRLGDVSKVISGYAFSSEDFSAESGIRAIKITNAGVGEFHVTDDYLPPSFAEGFNSFKAAKHDLILALTRPYVSDGLKISRCPTSYEGALINQRVAAIRCGSSIDCEFAFAYMQLPEVLSIYQNRFNGSGLQPNLKVSDVTELALPLPPIAEQSRIVTRVAQLRRLCAELRQRLAASQSTQAQLAQALTDEVAAT from the coding sequence ATGCTGCTATCAAATTTGAACCTGTTGGCCACTTCTCCCGGTGGCGTGGCGCGTTTGCGCGAGCTGATTTTGACGCTGGCGGTCCAAGGCAAGCTGGTGCCTCAAGACTCAAGTGAGTTGTCTGCAGATACGTCGCGAATCACAAGTGCGGTTGAACGGTTGATCGAAGAAGGCAAGGTCCCTCGATCTCGTACTCTTGAGCGAGTCGAACTCACGGAAGATATTGACTGTCTTCCAAACGGATGGATATCAATCGTCGGATCAAATGTTTTTGTTCCTCGTAGTGGCAATTCCAAGTTGATCAAGGGAAAGCTGTTTTCTGAGCCTGCAGATCATCTGTTTCCGGGTTTTTCAGCATCAGGGCAGGATGTATGGCTGGCAGATTTTGAATATGAGGGAACAGCACTTGTGCTTTCGGCAGTTGGTGCTCGATGTGGCAAAGCGTTTCTAGCGACGGGAAAATGGAGCTCAATTGCAAACACGCACATCATCTGGCCGGTGTTAGACGTGGTCATGCCGGAATATGCGATGCTGCTGTTAAACAATGAAAGTTATTGGATTAGGAGTGGTGGAGCGCAGCCCTTCGTGAAGGTTACTGAGACGCTGCAGAGAGCAGTTTGTTTACCACCCCTTACTGAACAATCCCGCATCGTCACCCGCGTCGAAGAGCTCATGCACTTGTGCGACGCGCTCGAAGCCAAAGGCCAGCTCGAAGCCACTCAACACGCCCAACTCGTCAGCACCCTGCTGGCCACGCTCACTGAGAGTGAAACGCCCACGCAACTGGCTGACAACTGGCAGCGCATCGCCACCCACTTCGACTTGCTGCTAGACCGCCCCGAAGCAGTAGACGCCCTGGAGCAAAACATCCTCCAACTCGCAGTGCGCGGCCTGCTCGTCCCCCAAGATCCGCAAGACGAGCCCGCCAGCGAGCTGCTCAAGAAAATCCGCGCCGAGAAAGACAAACTCATCGCCGAGGGCAAGATTAAACGCGACAAGCTCCTGCCGTCGATTGCAGAGCATGAACAGCTGTTTATGTTGCCAACAGGGTGGGAGTGGGTGCGGTTGGGTGACGTGTCAAAGGTGATTTCTGGTTATGCCTTCAGCAGTGAAGATTTCTCTGCTGAATCTGGCATCCGAGCAATAAAGATCACAAATGCAGGGGTTGGTGAATTCCATGTGACTGATGACTATCTGCCGCCGAGCTTTGCTGAAGGCTTTAATAGTTTCAAGGCTGCGAAGCATGATTTGATTCTTGCTTTGACCCGACCATACGTTTCCGACGGTCTGAAAATTAGCAGGTGTCCGACTTCTTACGAAGGAGCTTTGATCAATCAACGTGTGGCTGCAATTAGGTGCGGCTCAAGCATCGACTGTGAGTTTGCATTTGCGTACATGCAGTTGCCGGAAGTATTGAGCATCTATCAAAATCGTTTCAATGGATCGGGCCTACAGCCAAATTTGAAAGTTTCAGACGTCACCGAGTTGGCGCTGCCGCTCCCACCGATAGCCGAACAATCCCGCATCGTCACCCGCGTAGCCCAGCTGCGCCGCCTGTGCGCCGAGCTGCGCCAGCGCCTGGCCGCCAGCCAATCCACTCAAGCTCAACTGGCCCAGGCACTCACGGATGAGGTTGCTGCAACATGA
- a CDS encoding SIR2 family protein, producing MKNVEAFPDSDEVRDGSIAFDQNERFNDMLDDGDLGEYALTLKRPDGTESPIPSISRALFYADRPTYSALLNEQNALERKRTLRLEGFPTNEAVFERLQMLVRRQAIVLPFIGAGFSVAAGCPSWRSYVVQQAIKGGMDEATTKLRLQAGEHELVMDEVIAAQTLDVFTREFRSAFENPRIDPSRSPSTELIDLFGGAVITTNFDRVLENCHQEVRRPFTEKVVGNEDSYRFIKAAFQGEKYLLKLHGNIDDQKNRVLTRQEYDQSYANDRPVPRTLMRVFASFSIVFLGCSLIADRYLSSLKDVFEQNRESMPDHFAILTAPDDEQELRVRDQFLASHGISPIWYSEGDWDAPGEILQLLKQER from the coding sequence ATGAAAAACGTTGAAGCCTTTCCTGACTCAGATGAAGTAAGAGATGGCAGCATAGCGTTCGACCAGAATGAGCGTTTCAATGACATGCTCGACGATGGTGATCTTGGTGAATACGCGCTTACTCTAAAAAGACCGGATGGAACTGAGTCTCCCATTCCTTCCATTAGTCGTGCCTTGTTCTATGCGGACCGCCCTACTTATTCGGCTCTGCTTAATGAACAAAATGCATTGGAGCGAAAAAGAACACTCCGCTTAGAGGGATTCCCGACAAACGAAGCAGTTTTTGAGCGGTTACAGATGCTGGTGCGACGTCAGGCGATTGTCTTGCCATTTATCGGTGCTGGTTTTTCAGTCGCTGCTGGTTGTCCGTCTTGGAGAAGCTATGTTGTTCAGCAAGCTATCAAAGGAGGGATGGATGAAGCGACTACGAAACTTAGATTGCAAGCAGGTGAGCATGAACTCGTGATGGATGAAGTTATCGCTGCTCAAACGCTTGATGTGTTCACGCGGGAATTTCGCTCAGCATTCGAAAATCCACGCATTGATCCTTCGCGAAGTCCATCCACCGAGCTGATCGATCTCTTCGGTGGTGCAGTCATTACGACAAATTTTGATCGTGTACTGGAAAACTGCCATCAGGAGGTTCGCCGACCATTCACAGAAAAAGTAGTCGGCAATGAGGATTCATATCGATTCATAAAGGCAGCGTTTCAGGGAGAGAAGTACCTCCTCAAATTGCATGGCAATATTGACGACCAGAAGAACCGGGTTCTCACACGACAAGAGTACGATCAAAGCTACGCTAATGACCGACCCGTGCCACGGACTTTGATGCGTGTCTTTGCCAGCTTTTCTATTGTTTTCCTTGGATGTAGTTTGATTGCGGATAGGTACTTGAGTAGTCTGAAGGATGTGTTTGAGCAAAATAGAGAGTCGATGCCGGATCACTTTGCAATCCTGACGGCCCCTGATGACGAACAAGAGTTGAGAGTACGTGACCAGTTCTTGGCATCTCATGGCATCAGCCCAATTTGGTATTC